Part of the Candidatus Saccharimonadales bacterium genome, TATCTCGTAATCCGGATGCAGAAAATGTAGCATATTTGGAGAAATATACTGAAGAACACCCTGATCAATCGTTCATGATGTTTGAATCTATGGATGGACAGAGCGGATATCTATCTAGACATTTAGTTAGAGTAGACTTGCCCTCCGATCAACCGCCTGGCGTCATCAAGGGATACCTGGAAGAATTCATAAACGGCTTATTTGACAATCCCCCCAAGGGGCATACTATATTTCCTATCCGCCGCCACTATTATACACTCGTCCATGCAGGCAAAACCTACTATGCCTATGACGCTAAGGGTGACTGGGAGACTGAATTTGCGGGCGATGGTTTTGCGCATAGAAGCGACAAAGATTCATACCGTATATTAGGTGAATAAACTCAGCCGCGGGATCTGAAACTTAAGAATTTTCTAAGGACGCTAGCGTCTAGTTACTGGCTTGTAAAATACTGACCCGGTTGCCTTCGGAGTCTTTGAAAGAAACCCATAGACCTATACCCGGTATGTTAGTGGGCTCACCGAGCATCTCGCCATCGGCGGCCTTGACGTTTTCTATAGCTGTTTTCATGTCTGGCACAGAAATCACGACTGATGGCTCCTTTGACTGGGGTGATTGCTTTAATTCGTAAAACCCACCGTTGATGGTGCCTGGTGTTTTGACCATTTGTTTGTCATCGGTTTCGGCCGTCTCAGCCAAAAGGTAGTGGCCCATTTGCTCACCAGCGTCAACCATCTTCCACCCAAATACTTTTTGATAAAACTCGGATACTCGTTTTGGATCCTTATAAGGCATCTCAAAGTGCACGACCGGGTTGTTGCTCATAAAAACCTCCTAGTTACATTATGATTATACGCTCTGATTTCTGCGCGCTTCTAAAGAAACTGGAGCTTAATAATTTTCGATAGTAGGTGTTTTAATGGCGTTTTTGCAAGTTAACAGTGACGGTGTCGCCGACTTGTTTATTGATTACAGCTCGAATCTCCGCCTTGACCGGCAGCATATGACGGCCGTCGCCCAGAGCCATGAATGAGCTTTTAAAGGGATGGCCGTCTATGGTGCCGCTGACCTTGACCAAACCCTTGGTTTTAAAAAACTTGGTCGATTCCGGCCAAATGACACAGGTCCAGCCACCCGTGCCGGGGTTCTTTTGCAGTTTAGCCGTGAATTTTTTAGTCAATTCTTCAGTCACAACTGAATACTAGCACAACACTTTTGTAGAATCTGCGCAGAATTGAAGATTAAGAACTTTCAGGCTGTATGCTTTAAGATATGGAAAGAAATCCATTAGACCAAGAGCCAAAAAATTTTAGGGAGCGAGCCAAGAGAATTGGCGAGAATATTCTCCACTGGATGTTTGATCCGGCAGTTGTCGGTAGGGTCGTGAATAGAACAGGCGCAGTGGAAGCCGACATAGATGACAGGGGATTGATGCAGTATTACGTTGACAATCCAGAAACTGACCGCCATGAACCGCTCTTAGATTCCCGGAGCTAAAAATGCAAAACCCTCTGTAAGATCGGTTCACTTCGGCATGACAAAATCTACTTGACTAAGGAAACCGCACTAAGAACTTCTGCCAGTGCTTATATAGTCTAGAAAATCGACTCGGTTTCTTCGCAGAGATAACCGGTGTTAACACCCGAGCCGCCGCGACAGTTGTCGTACCCTTCGTTGCCGTATAATAGATCGTCTGACGGCCCGCCATATATAACATCGTCGTGCTTGCCGCCCCTTAAAGTGTCGTTTCCGTCGTTGCCATGCAAGATGTCCTGACCCATACCGCCCCAGAGCATATCCGCCCCATTACCGCCCTTGAGGAAGTCATCACCTTTGCTGCCATAGATAAAGTCGTTGCCCTCGCCACCGTAGAGATGGTCGCGCCCGCGGCCGCCGTGCATGGTGTCATTGCCACCACCTCCCAAGATAGTGTCCTGGCCCTCACCACCCCAGAGTTCATCGTCACCACCGCCACCGCAAATCACGTCGGCTCCGCCGCCACCCTTGACAACGTCGTTGCCCGGACCGGCCCATATCACGTCGGCTTTGGGAGTACCGTGGATAGTGTCGTCATGTTTGGTGCCAACGATAGTGGCCGGCAGGCCCTGGCAAACGACAGGGTCGGTGGCAACCGCGCAACCCGGAAGCGGTTTGAAGTCAAACTTATCGGCGTTAGCTGGCAGCCAAGACCTCAAAGCATCAAGAGTTTGTCGGTTGCTATTACCATCATGGATAACCACGACATCGCCGTCCTCAAGCGTATTAAAAATATTGATAATATGATTTACGCCCGGATCAGACCAGTCCCGCGGATCGACATTCCATTTCCATTCGATCATGCCCCGTTTAGCGGCCGAAGCCCGCACGGAGTCGCTAGTTGAGCCATAAGGCGGGCGATAGCAGGTCATTATTGGGCCGCCACTACTAGTCACAACGTCTTGCAGACGATCGAAGGTAGCCAGCCGCTGACTATCGCTTAGATCGGTCAATCTTTCATGGTTATAAGTATGGTTGCCAATGGCGTGGCCACTAGCATAGATGCTTCGCAGGGCGGCCGGATCGCAACTGACACCGTAGCCGGTGACAAACCAAGTAGCCAGGGCTCCGTGTTCGGCAAATAGATCGAGCATGCCCCAGGTAACGTTATCAGTGCAGCTGGGGCCGTCGTCAATGCCAAAATATACTACCGGCTGGCTATTGCTTCCCTCGGCCTTAGGGCCAGACTGCGGCTCGGCCAGAGGTTGGGTGACAGGAATCGAATCATCGTGCTGGTGCGCCTCCGGCAACGGGTCTGCCGGTTGGGCATATGAAACCGCTCGCTGGCTCGGTAACGTTTGTCCGGCAACAAGGTATAACGGGAGTATTAGTGCGACCAACATTGTTATAGATACGGCCGACAACATAAAACGCTTCACTGCCTGTATAACTTCACTTCTAATGATTAGTTTCACTATACAATAAAATTTATGAATTGTCTATAACCTGAGTGTTAGTTTTGCCGGTGTAACTTTAGTAAAATAATTTATTGTTAATGCTGTCAAAATCGCCAAAGCTGTCACCGCGTGAGGCTAAAAAAACTTGAAAGTTAAGATAAATTGAGTTTTAGTATTAATATGATTACCCCGCTGCACGAAGAGAAATGGAAGAAACAGCCAATAAGTTTATGCTAGCGGCAAATTATCAAGAATTGGTGGACCACTCAGCTAGAGCGGGTATTGAGTTGCATCGGGCACAAACTAATCCATACGAAAACCGAAGCCAAATTCCTTTGTTAGAGGAACGGTTTAGCCAAGCTAATTGCTCGGCTGAGATTGCGAGACTGGCGCTATCGGAGCTTTACGCCGAAGTCGACATAATCGTGAATAATGGTTGATTATTGTTGTCGGCTTTGAACGCAGAATCTAGTAATTTTACGGATTAAGTTAGCGGGCAAAGCTTGATCTAGCGGGAACTGGATCGTACCCTTTGAGGTGCTAAAGCTCTTAAGCTCTGGCTTGAACTCGGCTACTGCGCTCGAG contains:
- a CDS encoding polysaccharide deacetylase family protein; its protein translation is MPEAHQHDDSIPVTQPLAEPQSGPKAEGSNSQPVVYFGIDDGPSCTDNVTWGMLDLFAEHGALATWFVTGYGVSCDPAALRSIYASGHAIGNHTYNHERLTDLSDSQRLATFDRLQDVVTSSGGPIMTCYRPPYGSTSDSVRASAAKRGMIEWKWNVDPRDWSDPGVNHIINIFNTLEDGDVVVIHDGNSNRQTLDALRSWLPANADKFDFKPLPGCAVATDPVVCQGLPATIVGTKHDDTIHGTPKADVIWAGPGNDVVKGGGGADVICGGGGDDELWGGEGQDTILGGGGNDTMHGGRGRDHLYGGEGNDFIYGSKGDDFLKGGNGADMLWGGMGQDILHGNDGNDTLRGGKHDDVIYGGPSDDLLYGNEGYDNCRGGSGVNTGYLCEETESIF
- a CDS encoding DUF1905 domain-containing protein; the protein is MTEELTKKFTAKLQKNPGTGGWTCVIWPESTKFFKTKGLVKVSGTIDGHPFKSSFMALGDGRHMLPVKAEIRAVINKQVGDTVTVNLQKRH
- a CDS encoding VOC family protein, whose translation is MSNNPVVHFEMPYKDPKRVSEFYQKVFGWKMVDAGEQMGHYLLAETAETDDKQMVKTPGTINGGFYELKQSPQSKEPSVVISVPDMKTAIENVKAADGEMLGEPTNIPGIGLWVSFKDSEGNRVSILQASN